From Paucibacter aquatile, the proteins below share one genomic window:
- a CDS encoding PaaI family thioesterase, translated as MPLQFPVHIPFVEQLGLELHSMGDGQAELRVDLSEGHLNSWEVAHGGVLMTMLDVAMAHAARSIHMKAEGMGPGVVTVEMKTSFMRPGEGELRALGKLLHRSTTMAFCEGSILGEDGQLVAHATATFKYLRALPSRGRALKPLQRREAD; from the coding sequence ATGCCTCTTCAATTCCCCGTCCACATCCCCTTTGTCGAACAGCTGGGCCTGGAGCTGCACAGCATGGGCGACGGCCAGGCCGAGCTGCGGGTGGATCTCTCCGAGGGTCATCTGAACAGCTGGGAGGTGGCCCATGGCGGCGTGCTCATGACCATGCTGGACGTGGCCATGGCCCATGCGGCGCGCAGCATCCACATGAAGGCCGAGGGCATGGGCCCGGGTGTGGTGACGGTGGAGATGAAGACCTCCTTCATGCGCCCCGGCGAAGGCGAGTTGCGCGCCCTGGGTAAGCTGCTGCACCGCTCCACCACCATGGCGTTTTGCGAGGGTTCCATCCTCGGCGAGGATGGCCAGCTGGTGGCCCATGCCACCGCCACCTTCAAATACTTGCGTGCCCTGCCTAGCCGCGGCCGCGCGCTCAAGCCCCTGCAGCGACGCGAGGCCGACTGA
- a CDS encoding methyl-accepting chemotaxis protein, with product MQLSDYKISTKLVSAFTAVALIGAVIGTVAIGNMKRINDADTALYERELLGLSLTKEANVRRLQAVVAVRDAILATDAAERERAIGLMNESRKQTNDLLEQAGKLYTSDKGKAGLATLRSQWEKDQQVAQEMIKRISVTELAGSNEAIKFVKSDLTPQGSLVDQTLTALTRLKEEEAKTLSDDNDSLYQSSRNTTVVLIVLGVMAGVGLGLGISRHVTAPLARAMEGAQRMSEGDMTVVLQAEGRDETAQLVQALEAMRRRLQEIVTHVRDNSESVATGAGEIAQGNADLSQRTEEQASALEETAATMDELGSTVRNNADNAKQANQLALGASQIATRGGDVVGEVVETMRGINDSSKKIADIISVIDGIAFQTNILALNAAVEAARAGEQGRGFAVVASEVRNLAQRSADAAKEIKTLISASVERVEQGTVLVDRAGTTMTEIVGAIKRVSDIVGEISAASSEQSSGIAQVGEAVTQMDKVTQQNAALVEESAAAAESLRLQAAQLVQAVAVFKLR from the coding sequence ATGCAGCTGTCCGACTACAAGATTTCCACCAAGCTGGTGAGCGCCTTCACGGCGGTTGCCCTGATCGGTGCCGTCATCGGCACGGTGGCCATCGGCAATATGAAACGCATCAACGACGCCGACACCGCGCTCTACGAGCGCGAGCTGCTCGGCCTGTCGCTGACCAAGGAGGCCAATGTGCGCCGCCTGCAGGCCGTGGTGGCCGTGCGCGACGCCATCCTGGCCACCGACGCCGCCGAGCGCGAACGCGCCATCGGCCTGATGAACGAATCGCGCAAGCAAACCAACGATCTGCTGGAACAAGCCGGCAAGCTCTACACCAGCGACAAGGGCAAGGCCGGCCTGGCCACCTTGCGCAGCCAGTGGGAGAAGGACCAGCAGGTGGCCCAGGAGATGATCAAACGCATCAGCGTGACCGAGCTGGCCGGCTCCAACGAAGCCATCAAGTTCGTCAAATCCGACCTGACCCCCCAGGGCAGCTTGGTCGACCAAACCCTGACCGCCCTGACCCGACTCAAGGAAGAAGAAGCCAAGACCCTGTCGGACGACAACGACTCGCTCTACCAAAGCAGCCGCAACACGACCGTGGTGCTGATCGTGCTGGGCGTGATGGCCGGCGTGGGCTTGGGGCTGGGCATCAGCCGCCATGTCACCGCCCCGCTGGCGCGCGCCATGGAAGGCGCCCAGCGCATGAGCGAGGGCGACATGACCGTGGTACTGCAAGCCGAGGGCCGCGATGAAACCGCCCAGCTGGTGCAGGCCCTGGAAGCCATGCGCCGCCGCCTGCAGGAAATCGTCACCCATGTGCGTGACAACTCCGAAAGCGTGGCCACCGGCGCCGGCGAGATCGCCCAGGGCAATGCCGACCTGAGCCAGCGCACCGAAGAGCAGGCCAGCGCCCTGGAAGAGACCGCCGCCACCATGGACGAGCTGGGCTCGACCGTGCGCAACAACGCCGACAACGCCAAGCAGGCCAATCAGCTGGCGCTCGGTGCTTCGCAGATCGCCACCCGCGGCGGTGATGTGGTGGGCGAGGTCGTGGAGACCATGCGCGGCATCAACGACAGCTCCAAGAAGATCGCCGACATCATCAGCGTGATCGACGGCATTGCCTTCCAGACCAACATCCTGGCCCTGAACGCCGCCGTGGAAGCCGCGCGTGCCGGCGAGCAAGGTCGGGGCTTCGCCGTGGTGGCCAGCGAGGTGCGCAACCTCGCACAGCGCAGCGCCGATGCGGCCAAGGAAATCAAGACCCTGATCAGCGCCAGCGTCGAGCGCGTCGAGCAAGGCACGGTGCTGGTGGACCGCGCCGGCACCACCATGACCGAGATCGTCGGCGCCATCAAGCGCGTCAGCGACATCGTCGGCGAGATCAGCGCCGCCAGCAGCGAGCAGAGCTCGGGCATCGCCCAGGTCGGCGAGGCCGTCACCCAGATGGACAAGGTGACCCAGCAGAACGCTGCCCTGGTGGAGGAATCGGCCGCTGCGGCCGAGAGCCTGCGCCTGCAGGCGGCCCAGCTGGTGCAAGCGGTCGCGGTGTTCAAGCTGCGCTGA
- a CDS encoding type 2 periplasmic-binding domain-containing protein, which translates to MLLALMLSCAQAGPGHALAAAKADARSGTEPQVLTLCQADPQRYAYRMALTRLLLARTAAPGERTELRPYAPGPDPTQERCLGLLRQGLVDLVYLPPQAALLREFSAIPFDLHQGMLGYRLLLIHKKDQARFAAVRDLAGLRQLTGGFGRQWADFALFERNQLPVVGVAQGQSLLAMLQSGRFQYFHRGLHEAWAELEANPQLDQLMVEPRLALHYRFPVYYLFRKDRAALRQRMERGLALAQADGSFAALFRQHFQAIARRAQLGSRTILEIDAPLPPGLPPEDSRLWLPP; encoded by the coding sequence TTGCTGCTGGCCCTCATGCTGAGCTGCGCGCAGGCCGGCCCCGGCCATGCACTGGCCGCGGCGAAAGCAGATGCCCGAAGCGGCACCGAGCCACAAGTTCTGACCCTCTGCCAGGCCGACCCGCAGCGCTACGCCTACCGCATGGCCCTGACACGCCTGCTGCTGGCGCGCACCGCTGCGCCCGGCGAGCGCACCGAGCTGCGCCCCTACGCCCCAGGCCCGGACCCGACCCAGGAGCGCTGCCTGGGCCTGCTGCGCCAGGGCCTGGTCGATCTGGTCTACCTGCCGCCGCAGGCCGCGCTGCTGCGTGAGTTCAGCGCCATCCCGTTTGACCTGCACCAGGGCATGCTGGGCTATCGTCTGCTGCTGATCCACAAGAAAGACCAGGCCCGTTTCGCCGCCGTGCGCGACCTGGCCGGCCTGCGCCAGCTGACCGGCGGCTTTGGCCGTCAGTGGGCCGATTTCGCCCTGTTCGAGCGCAACCAGCTGCCGGTGGTCGGCGTCGCCCAGGGTCAGTCCTTGCTGGCGATGTTGCAGAGCGGGCGCTTCCAGTATTTCCACCGCGGCCTGCACGAGGCCTGGGCTGAGCTGGAGGCCAACCCGCAGCTGGACCAGCTGATGGTCGAACCCCGCCTGGCCCTGCACTACCGCTTCCCGGTCTACTACCTGTTCCGCAAAGACCGCGCGGCCTTGCGCCAGCGCATGGAGCGCGGCCTGGCCCTGGCTCAGGCCGATGGCAGTTTCGCCGCCCTGTTCCGCCAGCATTTCCAGGCCATCGCCCGGCGGGCGCAGCTGGGCTCGCGCACCATTCTGGAAATCGACGCGCCCTTGCCGCCCGGACTGCCGCCGGAGGACTCGCGCCTGTGGCTGCCGCCTTGA
- a CDS encoding GNAT family N-acetyltransferase, producing the protein MAGGTQLRWRCLPFEGLSVHELYAALALRAQVFVLEQDCVYLDLDGHDPAVLHLLGQAAHSDAVLAYARLVPPGTKGPSQTQPMIGRVVTAPAARGRGAGRALMEQALRACAERWPGQSVEIQAQSYLRAFYASLGFVATSAPYLDDDIEHIDMRREFKADFTAN; encoded by the coding sequence ATGGCGGGCGGTACGCAATTGCGCTGGCGCTGCCTGCCCTTCGAGGGCTTGAGCGTCCACGAGCTCTACGCAGCCCTGGCCCTGCGCGCCCAGGTTTTTGTGCTGGAGCAGGACTGCGTCTACCTGGATCTGGACGGCCATGACCCGGCGGTTTTGCACCTGCTGGGCCAGGCGGCCCACAGCGATGCGGTGCTGGCCTATGCCCGCCTGGTGCCGCCCGGCACCAAGGGCCCCAGCCAGACCCAGCCCATGATCGGCCGGGTGGTCACGGCGCCGGCGGCGCGTGGCCGTGGCGCCGGCCGGGCGCTGATGGAGCAGGCCTTGCGCGCCTGCGCCGAGCGCTGGCCCGGCCAGTCGGTGGAGATCCAGGCGCAGAGCTATTTGCGCGCCTTCTATGCCAGCCTGGGCTTTGTCGCCACCTCGGCGCCCTACCTGGACGACGACATCGAGCACATCGATATGCGGCGGGAATTCAAGGCCGATTTCACGGCGAATTGA
- a CDS encoding NADP-dependent oxidoreductase, which yields MIRNRQILLASRPQGEAGLDNFSLVEQDLPGPEELAEGQVLVRNHFLSLDPYMRGRMNDSKSYAAPQPLGAVMLGGTAGEVIASRNPAFQAGDSVVGMGGWQEHFVVDASQRGVLNKVDTRHIPLSAYLGAVGMPGVTAWYGLTQIIRPKAGETVVVSAASGAVGSVVGQLAKARGARAVGLAGGAEKCRYVVEELGFDACIDYRQHPDLASLSQALKAACPDGIDGHFENVGGLILDAVLLRANAFSRVAMCGMISGYNGEPIPLQYPQLILTNRMKVEGFIVSEHMELWPEALKELGGLVATGRLKFRESVAQGLEAAPEAFLGLLKGRNFGKQLVKLV from the coding sequence ATGATTCGCAACCGCCAAATCCTTCTGGCCTCCCGCCCCCAGGGCGAGGCCGGCCTGGACAACTTCAGCCTCGTCGAGCAGGACCTGCCCGGCCCCGAGGAGCTGGCTGAAGGCCAGGTGCTGGTGCGCAACCATTTCCTGAGCCTGGATCCGTATATGCGCGGCCGCATGAACGACAGCAAGAGCTACGCCGCCCCTCAGCCCCTGGGCGCGGTGATGCTGGGCGGCACGGCCGGCGAGGTGATTGCTTCGCGCAACCCGGCCTTCCAGGCCGGGGATTCGGTGGTGGGCATGGGTGGCTGGCAGGAGCATTTCGTGGTCGACGCCAGCCAGCGCGGCGTGCTCAACAAGGTGGACACCCGCCACATCCCGCTCTCGGCCTACCTCGGTGCCGTGGGCATGCCGGGCGTGACCGCCTGGTACGGCCTGACCCAGATCATTCGCCCCAAAGCCGGTGAGACCGTGGTGGTCAGTGCCGCCAGCGGCGCCGTGGGCTCGGTGGTGGGCCAGCTGGCCAAGGCGCGTGGCGCGCGGGCCGTGGGCCTGGCCGGCGGGGCGGAGAAATGCCGCTACGTGGTCGAGGAACTGGGCTTTGATGCCTGCATCGATTACCGCCAGCACCCCGACCTGGCCTCGCTCTCGCAAGCGCTCAAGGCTGCCTGCCCGGACGGCATCGATGGCCACTTCGAGAACGTCGGCGGCCTCATCCTCGACGCCGTGCTGCTGCGCGCCAATGCCTTCAGCCGCGTCGCCATGTGCGGCATGATTTCCGGCTACAACGGCGAGCCCATCCCGCTGCAATACCCGCAGCTCATCCTGACCAACCGCATGAAGGTCGAGGGGTTCATCGTCAGCGAGCACATGGAGCTCTGGCCCGAGGCGCTCAAGGAACTGGGCGGCCTGGTCGCCACTGGCCGGCTCAAGTTCCGCGAGTCGGTGGCGCAGGGCCTGGAGGCGGCGCCCGAGGCCTTCCTCGGCCTGCTCAAAGGCCGCAACTTCGGCAAACAGCTGGTGAAGTTGGTCTGA
- a CDS encoding BaiN/RdsA family NAD(P)/FAD-dependent oxidoreductase: protein MSAVPLAIDSRHAVVIGGGPAGLMAAERLRAAGMEVDVYDAMASVGRKFLLAGKGGLNLTHSEDSLSFRSRFAERCEEVGAWLAHFDGPALRDWAAELGVDTFVGSSGRVFPVDMKSAPLLRAWLARLRNSGVRFHMRHRWLGWDEEGCLRFAHGDAQLTLPHTGAVVLALGGASWPQLGSNAGWVPLLTAQGVDIAGLRAANCGFNLGLAREGRPQPGWSPLFADRFAGQPVKPVVLHFEGRSGRRFDRQGEFVITSSGVEGSLIYAASSLLREEIAEFGEAVMHLDLLPDRSDSFVMDEVARPRGSRSMSTHLKSRLGLEGLKAGLLFEVLSKDEYADLPTLARTIKRLPLRLASTRPVAEAISTAGGVRLEELDEQLMIKRLPGLFCAGEMLDWEAPTGGYLLTASMASGWVAGEGAARHLQRGAGMAV from the coding sequence ATGTCAGCCGTCCCTCTCGCCATCGATTCCCGCCACGCCGTTGTCATCGGTGGCGGTCCTGCCGGGCTCATGGCCGCCGAGCGCCTGCGTGCCGCGGGCATGGAGGTCGATGTCTACGACGCCATGGCCTCGGTGGGGCGCAAGTTCCTGCTGGCCGGCAAGGGCGGGCTCAACCTCACCCACTCGGAAGACAGCCTCAGTTTCCGCAGCCGCTTTGCCGAGCGTTGTGAAGAGGTCGGTGCCTGGCTGGCCCATTTCGACGGCCCGGCCCTGCGCGATTGGGCAGCTGAGCTGGGCGTGGACACCTTTGTCGGCAGCTCCGGCCGGGTCTTCCCGGTCGACATGAAATCGGCGCCCCTGCTGCGCGCCTGGCTGGCCCGGCTGCGCAACAGCGGCGTGCGCTTCCACATGCGCCACCGCTGGCTGGGCTGGGACGAAGAGGGCTGCTTGCGTTTCGCCCATGGCGATGCGCAGCTGACCCTGCCGCACACCGGCGCCGTGGTGCTGGCCCTGGGTGGCGCGTCCTGGCCTCAGCTTGGGTCCAACGCCGGCTGGGTGCCGCTGCTGACGGCCCAGGGCGTGGACATCGCCGGTCTGCGTGCGGCCAACTGCGGCTTCAATCTCGGCCTGGCCCGCGAAGGCCGGCCGCAGCCGGGCTGGTCGCCGCTGTTTGCCGATCGTTTTGCCGGCCAGCCGGTCAAGCCGGTGGTGCTGCATTTCGAAGGCCGCAGCGGCCGCCGCTTCGACCGCCAGGGCGAGTTCGTCATCACCTCCAGCGGAGTGGAGGGCTCCTTGATCTATGCCGCGTCCAGCCTGCTGCGCGAAGAGATCGCCGAGTTCGGCGAGGCGGTGATGCACCTGGACCTGCTGCCCGATCGCAGCGACAGCTTTGTCATGGATGAAGTGGCCCGCCCGCGTGGCTCGCGTTCCATGTCCACCCACCTCAAGAGCCGCCTGGGCCTGGAAGGGCTCAAGGCCGGTTTGCTGTTCGAAGTGCTGAGCAAGGACGAGTACGCCGACCTGCCCACCCTGGCCCGCACCATCAAGCGCCTGCCGCTGCGCCTGGCCTCCACCCGCCCGGTGGCCGAGGCCATCAGCACGGCCGGCGGCGTGCGCCTGGAAGAGCTGGACGAACAGCTGATGATCAAGCGCCTGCCGGGCCTGTTCTGCGCCGGCGAGATGCTGGACTGGGAAGCGCCCACCGGCGGTTATCTGCTCACCGCCAGCATGGCCAGCGGCTGGGTGGCGGGCGAGGGCGCGGCGCGCCATCTGCAGCGCGGCGCCGGCATGGCGGTCTGA